A region of Maniola jurtina chromosome 18, ilManJurt1.1, whole genome shotgun sequence DNA encodes the following proteins:
- the LOC123874442 gene encoding uncharacterized protein LOC123874442, whose protein sequence is MELMSPVLLCALVVFLPQALGQSRRKSSSYDNEFNDSLLIKRKMGSIGKNIILNKNAPMHSKINDLQSVFMDPACTGCHTCMERAMKAHKSRTHMMDPRISLENFQDDRNMIDERRDKRKAEWAASNVKKSKRSKPKNNKGITLMKYNHNGKIYALKINETNSVLDVHNNSETIMTCQVYSVKKSVSCESPEANLILTGSRKKTTKKGKKGYGKRETKSVEPMKLIEAVKRAESTKTVIIAPVYRKRNVDDSQVPEQIMYSIEEMY, encoded by the exons ATGGAACTAATGAGTCCTGTGTTGTTATGCGCCCTTGTAGTGTTTCTGCCGCAAGCTCTAG GTCAATCCAGGAGAAAATCCTCATCATACGACAACGAATTCAATGATTCTCTACTAATCAAGAGAAAGATGGGTTCAATCGGGAAGAATATTATTCTTAACAAAAATGCACCCATGCACAGTAAAATCAATGATTTGCAATCAGTATTTATGGACCCCGCTTGTACAGGCTGTCACACTTGCATGGAACGAGCAATGAAGGCACACAAGTCCCGTACTCATATGATGGATCCACGGATTAGTTTAGAAAACTTTCAGGACGATCGAAATATGATTGATGAAAGACGCGATAAACGAAAAGCCGAATGGGCTGCGTCAAACGTAAAGAAATCCAAAAGATCTAAACCGAAAAATAATAAAGGTATAACTCTGATGAAGTATAATCACAACGGTAAAATATATGCTTTGAAAATTAACGAAACAAACTCAGTACTGGATGTACACAATAACAGTGAAACAATCATGACATGCCAAGTGTACAGCGTTAAAAAATCCGTTTCATGCGAATCACCCGAAGCTAATTTAATTTTGACCGGTTCAAGAAAGAAAACAACCAAAAAAGGTAAAAAGGGATACGGCAAACGAGAGACGAAATCAGTCGAACCGATGAAATTAATCGAAGCGGTAAAAAGAGCTGAATCGACAAAAACAGTAATAATTGCTCCCGTGTATAGGAAACGCAATGTAGACGACTCACAAGTGCCTGAACAAATAATGTATTCAATAGAAGAAATGTATTAA